One segment of Candidatus Kaelpia imicola DNA contains the following:
- a CDS encoding tetratricopeptide repeat protein, protein MNKRFKIIGILSAAVILSNLLTVLSSAEDFNDAWAYFLKERYNISERIVDRYLKSGESSPEYLYLKSLLLIKRSRFEDARIYCGKLSKFGGKWSEYAFLGQADTFFLSGKFDDADILYNTFMERFPRSEIISDAMYKYGLCLRKQGRWEEARESFNLLIKRYPSSLSCSYARRILNEDEFYFTIQIGSFLNYDNAYNLSKRAALKKFNTYVKKIVHKGRLYYRVRVGKFDSRSQVESQFKKLISLGYSGIIYP, encoded by the coding sequence TTGAATAAGAGATTTAAAATAATCGGTATTCTTTCTGCAGCTGTCATATTGTCTAATCTATTAACCGTTCTCTCTTCTGCCGAAGATTTTAACGATGCCTGGGCCTATTTTCTTAAAGAGAGATACAATATATCAGAGCGCATAGTCGATAGGTATCTTAAGAGCGGAGAGTCCTCTCCTGAATATCTCTATCTTAAATCCCTGCTTTTAATTAAGCGTTCCCGTTTTGAAGATGCCAGGATTTATTGTGGTAAGCTTTCGAAGTTTGGCGGAAAATGGAGCGAATATGCATTTTTGGGGCAGGCCGACACATTCTTTTTAAGCGGTAAGTTTGATGATGCTGATATTCTCTACAACACCTTCATGGAGAGGTTCCCCAGAAGTGAGATAATATCCGATGCGATGTATAAGTATGGCTTGTGCCTCAGAAAGCAGGGGCGTTGGGAGGAGGCCAGAGAGAGCTTTAATCTTTTGATCAAGCGTTACCCCAGCTCTCTCTCTTGCAGTTATGCCCGTAGAATATTAAATGAGGATGAGTTCTATTTTACGATTCAGATAGGCTCTTTTTTGAACTACGACAATGCTTATAATCTCTCAAAAAGAGCAGCTCTTAAAAAGTTTAATACCTATGTTAAAAAGATAGTCCATAAAGGTAGGCTTTACTATAGAGTTCGCGTGGGTAAGTTCGATAGCAGAAGCCAGGTCGAATCTCAGTTTAAGAAGCTTATCTCCTTAGGATATAGCGGTATAATCTACCCCTAA
- the miaB gene encoding tRNA (N6-isopentenyl adenosine(37)-C2)-methylthiotransferase MiaB translates to MNERDSEWMLGQLIASGWSLTERAEDANLIVINTCSVRYHAEHRAISFLGSLRKLKKEKDFKIVLTGCTAEVCGEELLKRYSHLDGVFGPSQEDELIENIDRVLKGERIKAVGKQVGLKCFYKERDYRKRSLSAFVSIMEGCDNFCSYCIVPHTRGRERSIPAEEIVNEVSSLKDRGYKEITLLGQNVNSYKNGGFVRLLEKIDKTGIERVCFMTSHPKDAGFDLFKAMRDLKSVCNHLHLPLQSGSDKILKLMNRNYTLSDYLNLVKCYRKFNPQGAITTDIIVGFPGEERRDFKKTLSALKRIGFDFAFIFKYSSRPETKASGFVDTVSDQDKRDRNNILLQVQGEIALKKKRGLVGRFCEVLFEADDKRGYTIGKSSENHSIKVKGKGLVGSIKDVKIAEIVDNSLIGEIVE, encoded by the coding sequence ATGAATGAGCGGGATTCCGAATGGATGCTAGGCCAGCTTATTGCATCTGGATGGTCTTTAACAGAGAGAGCAGAGGATGCTAATCTTATTGTCATAAATACCTGCTCTGTACGCTATCATGCTGAGCACCGTGCGATATCTTTTTTAGGAAGCTTAAGAAAACTTAAAAAAGAGAAGGATTTTAAGATTGTTCTGACCGGATGTACTGCAGAGGTTTGCGGCGAAGAGCTTCTCAAGAGATATAGCCATCTTGACGGGGTCTTCGGGCCTTCTCAGGAGGATGAGTTGATTGAAAATATAGATAGGGTTTTAAAGGGTGAGAGAATTAAAGCAGTAGGTAAGCAGGTTGGCTTAAAGTGCTTTTACAAGGAGAGAGACTACAGGAAAAGATCTCTAAGTGCTTTTGTCTCTATTATGGAGGGTTGTGATAATTTCTGTAGTTACTGTATTGTGCCCCACACAAGGGGTAGAGAGCGCTCTATACCTGCAGAGGAGATAGTAAATGAAGTCAGTTCTTTAAAAGATAGAGGTTATAAAGAGATAACTCTTTTGGGGCAGAATGTCAACTCCTATAAGAATGGCGGTTTTGTAAGGTTATTAGAGAAAATAGATAAGACTGGAATCGAGAGAGTCTGCTTTATGACTTCGCATCCAAAAGATGCAGGTTTCGATCTTTTCAAGGCGATGAGAGATTTAAAAAGCGTATGTAATCATTTACATCTTCCTCTTCAATCTGGAAGCGATAAGATTTTAAAACTTATGAATAGAAATTATACTCTTTCCGACTATCTCAATCTGGTTAAATGCTATAGAAAATTTAATCCTCAAGGAGCAATTACGACGGATATCATTGTTGGTTTTCCGGGTGAAGAGAGAAGAGACTTCAAGAAGACACTCTCTGCTTTAAAGAGAATAGGCTTTGATTTTGCATTCATATTTAAGTATTCTTCGCGGCCTGAAACCAAGGCCTCTGGTTTTGTCGATACTGTTTCGGATCAGGATAAGAGAGATAGGAATAATATTTTGCTTCAGGTCCAGGGAGAGATAGCTTTAAAAAAGAAAAGAGGTTTAGTAGGCAGATTTTGTGAAGTTCTTTTTGAGGCTGATGATAAAAGAGGCTATACTATAGGCAAGTCTTCTGAAAACCATTCTATTAAAGTAAAAGGAAAGGGTTTGGTTGGAAGTATAAAAGATGTTAAAATAGCCGAAATAGTTGATAATAGTTTAATTGGAGAGATAGTTGAATAA